Within the Nitrospira sp. genome, the region GACCTCCTGAGGAGTCGTGATAATGACCGCCCCCGTCACCTCGCCCAAGAGATCGATGGTCGTGACCGATTCATTCCCGGTCCCTGGAGGGAGATCGATCAATAGAAAGTTCAAGTCCTGCCATTCCACCCCACCCAGCAATTGATTGATGAACTCATATTTGTACGCGTCCCGCCAAATGATGGGGTCATCGGAATTCTGAAGCAGAAACGACATCGAGGCAATCTTGAGGTTGTACGCCTGAAATGGAATGATGCCCCCGGATGTACTGATTTTTAATTTTTGCCCTTCGGCGCCCACCATCTTGGGAATGTTCGGACCGTGGATATCCAGGTCGCAAATGCCTACATGCCAGCCTTTTAAGGCCAGGCTCACCGCGAGGTTCGTCGTACACGTGCTTTTTCCAACTCCCCCCTTGTTGCTCATGACCAACACTTTGTACTCGATCCTCTCCATGCGCTTGGCAATAAGCCATCGGCTGTGCCCTTCTTTGTCTTTCTGGCACGTCTCGTTTTCATCGCAGATCGCGCAGGCCCACATATACGTACACACGTCGCCGCTGCCTGCGCCGGGAGCATTGATGACATTGAGTTCCTTGGGCATCGTCAATTCCTTATGTCGGTGAAAATATGATTAGGCTGTCCTCTCTTCGAATACGCCATATCGGTCACGCACGGATCCGAGCTTCACCGTGGCCCGGCGCCCGTGGGCACCGCCAAATACTCGTCGCCCGCCTTCCCGCCGGACTTGGCGGTCTTTCCTTCCGGATGGGCGCTCCCGCCGGCTGGCGTCGGCACTAAACCGCTGTTTGCGGCAGCCTCCTCGGCATCGGCCTGTCGCTTTTTCTTATTGAAGACACCCGCACTAATGATTCCGACTTCATAGAAGATATACATTGGGAGCGCCATCAGACACTGATTGAATGGATCGGGCGTGGGCGTGAGAAGAGCTGCGAAAATGAACGCGGCCAGAAAGGCCCACTTTCGATATTGCTTGAGGAATGGTGCATCGACCCAGCCGAGCTTGGCCATCAGAGTAATCGCGAGCGGCACCTCGAAGATGATCCCAAAGACGAGTAAGAACCAGAGCGCAAATCCCACATATTGCGCGATGGAGATTTTTGGGATGAACCCGGCGTTGACGCCGTAGGTAATGAGAAAATTGAGGGCAAATGGAAGGACAAAAAAGAAAGAAAAGGCGATCCCCGCGTAAAACGCCAGTGAACTCAACAGTACGAAGGGCCCAACGAAGCGCCGTTCTTGGGAGTGCAATCCAGGGACGGTAAACTGCCACAGCTCCCACAAAATGTAGGGCGCCGCCAGCACAATCGCAAACAGCCCTGCGACCTTGACGTTCTGCCAAAGCGCTTCAGCCGGAGCAAGGAATACGAACGGGATTGTTTCGAGGTCCGTCGGTACCCATTCAAGACGGCTGGGTACGAACATATTTTGCAGTGGGATCCGAATCCACGCCACGAGTGTTTCGGCGTAGAAAAAGGTCAGCACGAAGAGCACACCCGTAGCAACCACGGCTCGAGTCAGTCGAGCCTGAAGTTCGACGAGATGCTCCATCACGGGCATCTTCTTGTCTTCCAGCGGCTTGAACACGCTGTCCTGCAGCCACTGGTTGAGCCTGTTCATTTGACCGGACATGGTACTCGTCGGAGGCTTACCGTAAAGAAGTAAAGACGGAGGTTGAGACAACCCTGCGGTTGCTCAACCTCCAAATCTCGCGCAACCTGCTTCCGCCACCCCTATTTCGGATTGACGGCCACAAAGAGGTTGTTTCCCTGCCGGCTCAGCAAGAGCACGACCATTTCGTCTTTCGTGATCTTGCCCGCGGCCTTCGTATAGTCGTCGAGATTCTTCACTACCTCGTGGTTGACTTCCTGGATGACGTCCCCTCGCTGGATGCCCGCCGCTTCCGCCGCACTCCCTGCCTCGACCGATCCAACGAGTACGCCCGTGGTTTTTGCCGGCACATTAAATTGCCCCATCGTGGAGGGATCCAAAGGCTGAACGCGGAGACCGGCCAGCACATTATCCGGTGGCTTCACTCCCTCCGGGGCAGGCGACTGACCAGGTTCACGTCTTGCCAACACCTCATCGGACGGCCGCTCCGCAACCTTGACCTTGAGCGTGTGTTCTTTCCCATCGCGCAGCACCTTGACGTCCGCTTCGTGCCCAACAATGGTGCGCGCGACCAGGTTTCGAAGCTGGCTGACGCTCTGCACTTCCTTTCCGTTAAACGCGAT harbors:
- a CDS encoding iron-sulfur cluster carrier protein, with the translated sequence MPKELNVINAPGAGSGDVCTYMWACAICDENETCQKDKEGHSRWLIAKRMERIEYKVLVMSNKGGVGKSTCTTNLAVSLALKGWHVGICDLDIHGPNIPKMVGAEGQKLKISTSGGIIPFQAYNLKIASMSFLLQNSDDPIIWRDAYKYEFINQLLGGVEWQDLNFLLIDLPPGTGNESVTTIDLLGEVTGAVIITTPQEVALLDSRKSVSFCKDSEVPIIGIVENMSGLECPHCHKHVDVFRKGGGEASAQDMGVPFLGRIPLDPDVVTQSDAGEPFAMFYSDTATADAFHGIANQVESFCKKAGSLVKVAPRHGH
- the tatC gene encoding Sec-independent protein translocase protein TatC — protein: MSGQMNRLNQWLQDSVFKPLEDKKMPVMEHLVELQARLTRAVVATGVLFVLTFFYAETLVAWIRIPLQNMFVPSRLEWVPTDLETIPFVFLAPAEALWQNVKVAGLFAIVLAAPYILWELWQFTVPGLHSQERRFVGPFVLLSSLAFYAGIAFSFFFVLPFALNFLITYGVNAGFIPKISIAQYVGFALWFLLVFGIIFEVPLAITLMAKLGWVDAPFLKQYRKWAFLAAFIFAALLTPTPDPFNQCLMALPMYIFYEVGIISAGVFNKKKRQADAEEAAANSGLVPTPAGGSAHPEGKTAKSGGKAGDEYLAVPTGAGPR